One Candidatus Campbellbacteria bacterium genomic region harbors:
- a CDS encoding NUDIX domain-containing protein has product MEEQKPKVGVGVIIIKDGKVLLGKRKGSHGEGLWAFSGGHLEFGEDIFTCAKREVMEETGVEITNLRNATFTNDIFEKEGKHYVTLFVVAEILSGVVEVKEPNKCEGWEWFSWDSLPQPLFVPIQNLLVQDFSPFE; this is encoded by the coding sequence ATGGAAGAACAAAAACCAAAGGTAGGAGTTGGGGTTATTATCATTAAAGACGGTAAGGTTTTATTAGGTAAACGAAAAGGTTCACATGGAGAAGGCTTGTGGGCTTTTTCAGGTGGACATCTTGAGTTTGGTGAAGATATTTTTACATGCGCAAAACGTGAAGTTATGGAGGAAACAGGAGTTGAAATTACCAATCTTCGCAATGCGACATTTACAAATGATATTTTTGAAAAGGAAGGAAAACATTATGTTACATTGTTTGTAGTTGCAGAGATTCTTTCTGGGGTTGTAGAAGTGAAAGAGCCAAACAAATGTGAGGGATGGGAGTGGTTTTCATGGGACTCGTTACCTCAACCACTCTTTGTACCTATTCAAAACCTTCTTGTGCAAGACTTTTCTCCGTTCGAGTAA
- a CDS encoding NUDIX domain-containing protein, which translates to MHKRKLTFWQKGIHFFNPVMYPFVHLYWFLTRPRSAGAKVVITHEDHVLVVEHTYGSGSNMFPGGVIERGEEPDRTALREVEEELGIVLEEVIPLGSFEFEGHYKQDTIHVFHGRVQSREVYPDPFEIRNVFWFPVHSMPQLSRASKTIFDMYQDYAQRTQS; encoded by the coding sequence ATGCACAAAAGAAAGCTGACATTCTGGCAAAAAGGTATTCATTTTTTTAATCCAGTGATGTATCCGTTTGTACATCTGTACTGGTTTTTGACACGGCCGCGCTCTGCAGGGGCAAAGGTTGTTATCACACATGAAGATCACGTGCTCGTTGTTGAACACACGTATGGCTCGGGTTCAAATATGTTTCCAGGTGGAGTGATTGAGCGTGGTGAAGAACCAGATAGGACTGCATTGAGAGAAGTGGAAGAAGAACTGGGCATTGTACTCGAAGAAGTTATTCCACTAGGCTCTTTTGAGTTTGAGGGGCATTATAAACAAGATACGATACACGTGTTTCATGGAAGGGTACAAAGTAGAGAGGTGTACCCTGATCCATTTGAAATCAGGAATGTGTTTTGGTTTCCAGTGCACAGCATGCCACAATTAAGTCGGGCATCAAAAACCATTTTTGATATGTACCAAGATTATGCACAACGTACTCAATCATAA
- a CDS encoding UDP-N-acetylmuramate--L-alanine ligase has translation MHNVLNHNNIKHIHFVGVGGIGVSAMARMMKYHGKHVSGSDRTMTPITRDLEGLGIRVRPGHDEHHVPLFADLVVYSPAITPDNPELVRARALSIPTLSYPEVLGEISQNAFTIAVSGTHGKTTTTAMIADVLAKEIYPTVIVGSLLKGGRSNFVPGHTKRFLVEACEYKRSFLHLHPSVLVITNIDEDHLDYYKDLKDIQSAFRELALKVPAHGAIVCDTSDPIVQETLAGISVPILNYMAHYNPNRELFVFGEHNTKNAAIAHTVGDFFEIPEETINEALKNFQGTWRRSEHKGRTVRGTEVFDDYAHHPKEIATTLAGFKKRFPDKNIVVVFQPHLYSRTKLFFNDFVDSLQGADRILLAPIYAAREAHDSSISHHMLGDVLRQYGKKAESYESLDALTHALSRSVEPDDVVVTMGAGDIYQVGEKFL, from the coding sequence ATGCACAACGTACTCAATCATAACAACATAAAACACATTCACTTCGTCGGCGTTGGAGGTATTGGTGTTTCTGCTATGGCGCGAATGATGAAGTACCACGGTAAACATGTGAGTGGTTCTGATAGAACTATGACACCGATTACGCGCGATTTGGAGGGTCTTGGTATACGTGTGCGGCCAGGACATGACGAGCACCATGTGCCTCTATTTGCCGATTTGGTTGTGTACTCACCAGCAATAACTCCTGACAATCCAGAACTTGTTCGTGCTCGTGCGCTTTCTATCCCAACACTCTCATACCCGGAGGTACTTGGGGAAATTTCACAGAACGCGTTTACGATTGCGGTATCAGGTACACACGGAAAGACGACAACAACCGCAATGATTGCTGACGTGTTGGCAAAGGAGATTTATCCAACAGTGATTGTCGGCTCACTTCTCAAGGGTGGACGAAGTAATTTTGTTCCAGGACACACAAAACGTTTTCTTGTGGAGGCATGTGAGTACAAACGTTCATTTTTACATCTACATCCAAGTGTGTTGGTTATTACGAATATTGATGAAGACCATCTCGACTACTACAAAGATTTGAAAGATATTCAGAGTGCATTTCGTGAGTTGGCTCTCAAGGTTCCTGCGCATGGCGCTATTGTGTGTGACACGAGTGATCCGATTGTACAAGAAACACTCGCAGGTATTTCAGTTCCTATACTCAACTACATGGCGCACTATAATCCAAACCGAGAACTTTTTGTGTTTGGTGAACACAACACAAAAAACGCCGCTATTGCACATACGGTAGGGGACTTCTTTGAAATTCCAGAAGAAACTATTAATGAGGCGTTAAAAAACTTTCAAGGAACCTGGCGACGATCTGAGCACAAAGGACGCACCGTGCGGGGGACTGAAGTGTTCGATGACTACGCGCATCATCCGAAGGAAATCGCTACTACTCTTGCTGGTTTTAAGAAACGTTTTCCTGATAAAAATATTGTTGTGGTATTTCAGCCGCACCTCTACAGCCGAACAAAACTTTTCTTCAATGACTTTGTAGATAGTTTACAGGGTGCTGACAGAATTCTCCTTGCTCCAATTTACGCTGCACGTGAGGCGCACGATTCTTCAATATCTCACCACATGCTTGGTGATGTGTTACGTCAGTATGGAAAGAAAGCGGAATCATACGAATCGCTTGATGCGCTGACGCACGCGTTGTCTCGAAGTGTTGAGCCAGATGATGTTGTGGTAACGATGGGGGCAGGAGATATCTACCAAGTTGGCGAGAAATTTTTGTAA
- the rsmI gene encoding 16S rRNA (cytidine(1402)-2'-O)-methyltransferase, which yields MYTPDEKQNLENVPLGTLFVVGTPIGNLEDVTLRALRILKEADVIFCEDTRVTKRLLDKYDIHTRTSSLNARTEHAKIGSVMGALTEGKKVALVSDAGTPGISDPGSLVVSVIREKMPDVRIEAIPGPSALTTALSIAGVPIADFVFLGFLPHKKGRQTLFKEMEESKRATVFYESPHRIMKTLAVLAESLDGARTISIARELTKIYEEIVRGNAQEVLSYFESNEDKQRGEFVVIVSGK from the coding sequence ATGTACACACCTGACGAAAAACAGAATTTGGAAAATGTGCCACTTGGAACGCTTTTTGTTGTGGGGACACCAATTGGTAATTTGGAAGACGTCACGCTTCGCGCGCTCCGTATTTTGAAAGAAGCGGATGTTATTTTTTGTGAAGATACACGCGTGACCAAACGATTGTTGGATAAGTATGATATTCACACACGTACATCATCTCTCAATGCGCGAACTGAGCATGCAAAAATTGGTTCCGTGATGGGGGCGTTGACGGAAGGGAAGAAAGTTGCATTGGTGTCAGATGCGGGCACACCAGGAATTTCTGATCCAGGTTCGCTCGTTGTTTCAGTGATTCGAGAAAAAATGCCGGACGTGCGCATTGAAGCAATCCCAGGACCCTCGGCGCTGACCACAGCACTTTCAATCGCAGGTGTACCAATTGCTGACTTTGTATTCTTGGGATTTTTACCTCACAAGAAAGGACGACAAACACTCTTTAAAGAAATGGAAGAATCGAAACGTGCGACAGTATTCTATGAATCTCCGCACCGAATTATGAAAACACTCGCAGTGCTTGCGGAATCACTTGATGGCGCGCGCACAATTTCAATTGCGCGTGAACTCACCAAAATTTATGAAGAAATTGTGCGTGGAAATGCACAAGAAGTGCTGAGTTACTTTGAATCAAACGAAGACAAACAACGAGGTGAGTTTGTAGTAATTGTCTCAGGGAAATAA
- a CDS encoding MFS transporter, translating to MLDRFSISKSFWALFLFALFFKFGAGLHYTLLSTLGERVFPVWVAGCIISAASVLQMIGDVPAGMLLDKYGYTRMLKIFVCVFILAGGVLFFGLTPVTFIGTVILSTLGWLFFGPGVNAYVLAEAPHRSAGRAMGMLHMFDSTGVVGATALLAFVISASPQYIGFVISMLLLCALMFLLFVPKESVSVHRVEKTPRHQYYIRRHFLHTVVGAVRKLNPASMILALQSFAAASFYGMIWFVVPLAIAGGLAGTLPSIGLGVFDLAVVLLGAFFGKLADTTHKPFLVALGLFLFAGAGLLLGFNLNILFLLLGFIATAGDELSNVSLWAWLDTLDADHAQDGLVNGVITFFEDVGWAVGPAIAGALFTRIGPGGVIIVGASILCIVWLIVLVVLFQQRGRTILGHRHALGAPYRSRHKR from the coding sequence ATGTTGGATAGATTTTCAATTTCAAAATCATTCTGGGCACTCTTTTTATTTGCACTGTTTTTTAAATTTGGCGCAGGATTGCACTACACGCTTCTCTCAACTCTCGGTGAGCGCGTATTTCCTGTGTGGGTAGCGGGTTGTATTATCAGCGCCGCGTCAGTCCTTCAGATGATTGGTGATGTTCCTGCGGGCATGCTCTTGGATAAATATGGGTACACACGAATGCTCAAAATTTTTGTGTGCGTTTTTATTCTTGCTGGAGGAGTACTCTTTTTTGGTTTAACACCAGTGACGTTTATTGGTACCGTTATTCTCTCGACACTCGGATGGCTCTTTTTTGGTCCTGGGGTGAATGCGTACGTTCTTGCAGAGGCGCCACATCGAAGCGCGGGCAGGGCAATGGGAATGTTGCACATGTTTGATAGTACAGGTGTTGTTGGTGCAACAGCACTGCTTGCGTTTGTTATTTCTGCTTCTCCACAATATATAGGATTTGTTATCTCAATGCTTCTTTTGTGTGCACTTATGTTTTTGTTGTTTGTTCCAAAAGAATCGGTATCGGTGCATCGTGTAGAAAAAACTCCTCGTCACCAGTACTACATTCGCCGACATTTTTTGCATACAGTTGTAGGTGCGGTTCGGAAACTGAATCCTGCAAGTATGATACTTGCATTGCAAAGTTTTGCTGCAGCATCGTTTTACGGAATGATCTGGTTTGTTGTTCCTCTTGCGATTGCTGGTGGTTTGGCAGGCACGTTGCCAAGTATTGGTTTGGGTGTTTTTGATCTTGCAGTGGTACTGCTCGGTGCGTTTTTTGGAAAACTTGCAGACACGACGCATAAACCATTTCTTGTTGCGCTTGGATTGTTTCTTTTTGCTGGGGCTGGTTTGTTACTTGGTTTTAATCTCAACATACTTTTTCTGTTACTTGGTTTTATTGCGACTGCAGGAGATGAACTTTCTAATGTCTCGCTGTGGGCGTGGCTTGATACACTTGATGCTGACCACGCACAAGATGGTCTTGTTAATGGAGTCATTACTTTTTTTGAGGATGTAGGATGGGCTGTTGGTCCGGCAATTGCAGGTGCGTTGTTTACTCGTATTGGACCAGGGGGTGTCATTATCGTCGGTGCAAGTATTCTTTGTATCGTTTGGCTTATTGTGTTGGTGGTTCTATTTCAACAGAGAGGACGTACTATTCTTGGACACAGGCATGCATTAGGTGCTCCATACCGCTCTCGTCATAAGCGATAG
- a CDS encoding type IV secretion system DNA-binding domain-containing protein, translating to MSDPNRITYIGETDYRNKRVKFGIKAKDRLRHVYAIGKTGTGKSTLLENMAVQDIQNGEGFAFIDPHGKSADLLLDYIPENRVNDVLYFAPFDLNNPVSFNVMEDVGADKRHLVVAGLMSVFKKIWVDAWSARMEYILSNTIAALLEYPGSTLLSVNRMLVDKEFRNTVVSHVTDPGVKAFWEQEFAKYTDKFAAEATPAIQNKVGQFTGNPVIRNLIGQPKSTFNIRDMMDQKKIIIINLSKGQVGEDNANLLGSMLITKIYLAAMSRADLREQDLNKLPNFYLYVDEFQSFANESFADILSEARKYKLNLTIAHQYIEQMSEEVRAAVFGNVGTLVTFRVGATDAEYLEKEFTPTFLAEDLVGIGAYRMYLKLMIDGMASAPFSAAGLPPITLPPISYRDVAIGRSRAQFSRPRAIVEDEILKWHQKKFTVASDGVKKEKEGEKGVKEHSHEEDRGHTEQPRPQTQSQPLVQHQPRSQPQPHSQSRFQNNLSRRFNDKKPLSPADRETELRKAVSLSQLRPEEKLHEKKPNKGPTPEHLSALRDALSAVVGKMPVSSEKKQAPMSAPAPASKIETNPQHGGSVSFAQKTSEEKSKEPKANEVPEVVLKKLFERETEGK from the coding sequence ATGTCTGATCCAAATCGTATTACATACATCGGCGAAACGGATTATCGCAACAAGCGAGTGAAGTTTGGTATTAAAGCAAAGGACAGGCTTCGTCATGTGTACGCTATCGGAAAAACTGGAACAGGTAAGTCGACGCTTCTTGAAAACATGGCAGTGCAAGATATTCAGAACGGTGAAGGATTTGCGTTCATTGATCCGCACGGAAAAAGTGCCGACTTACTTCTCGATTACATCCCCGAAAATCGTGTAAATGATGTTTTATACTTTGCACCATTTGATCTCAATAATCCGGTGTCATTCAACGTTATGGAAGATGTTGGTGCTGATAAGCGCCACCTTGTCGTTGCGGGTTTGATGTCTGTATTTAAAAAGATTTGGGTTGATGCGTGGAGTGCTCGTATGGAATATATTTTGAGTAACACTATTGCAGCACTTCTCGAATACCCAGGATCGACGCTTCTCTCGGTGAATCGAATGCTCGTTGATAAAGAGTTTAGAAACACCGTTGTGTCACATGTGACTGATCCAGGCGTAAAAGCGTTTTGGGAACAAGAGTTTGCAAAATATACCGATAAGTTTGCCGCCGAAGCAACACCTGCAATACAAAACAAAGTGGGACAATTTACTGGAAATCCAGTTATCCGAAATCTCATTGGTCAACCAAAGTCCACATTCAATATTCGTGACATGATGGATCAGAAAAAAATTATTATCATAAACCTTTCAAAAGGGCAGGTTGGTGAAGATAATGCAAACCTTCTTGGGTCAATGCTCATTACAAAAATTTATCTTGCCGCAATGTCGCGCGCTGATTTACGAGAACAAGATTTAAACAAATTGCCAAATTTCTATTTGTACGTGGACGAATTTCAGTCTTTTGCAAACGAATCATTTGCCGACATTCTTTCAGAAGCTCGAAAATATAAATTGAATCTTACTATCGCACATCAGTACATTGAACAAATGTCTGAAGAAGTACGTGCGGCAGTATTTGGTAACGTGGGAACACTCGTCACTTTCCGTGTCGGTGCAACAGATGCAGAATATTTGGAAAAAGAATTTACACCGACGTTTCTTGCAGAGGATTTAGTTGGTATTGGTGCATACAGGATGTATTTGAAACTTATGATTGATGGTATGGCATCAGCTCCTTTCTCAGCTGCGGGACTGCCACCAATTACACTACCTCCGATTTCATATCGTGATGTTGCTATCGGTCGTTCGCGTGCACAATTTTCGCGTCCTCGAGCAATTGTTGAGGATGAGATTTTGAAGTGGCATCAAAAAAAGTTCACTGTTGCCAGCGATGGTGTAAAAAAAGAAAAAGAGGGTGAGAAAGGAGTAAAAGAACATTCACACGAAGAGGATCGTGGACACACAGAACAGCCGCGACCACAAACACAATCTCAACCGTTAGTACAACATCAGCCGCGGTCCCAGCCACAACCTCATTCTCAGTCACGATTTCAAAATAATCTGAGTAGGCGTTTTAATGACAAAAAACCATTAAGCCCCGCGGATAGGGAAACAGAACTTAGAAAGGCAGTGTCTCTTTCGCAACTTCGACCTGAAGAAAAACTACACGAGAAAAAACCGAACAAAGGACCAACGCCAGAACATTTATCGGCTCTTAGGGATGCGCTGTCGGCAGTTGTGGGAAAAATGCCTGTATCCTCTGAAAAAAAACAAGCCCCGATGTCTGCACCTGCACCAGCTTCCAAAATAGAGACAAATCCTCAACATGGAGGATCAGTTTCTTTTGCACAAAAAACCTCTGAAGAAAAATCAAAAGAACCAAAGGCAAATGAAGTTCCTGAAGTTGTCCTGAAAAAACTCTTTGAGCGCGAAACGGAAGGAAAATAA
- a CDS encoding lamin tail domain-containing protein produces MIKKIIACLCVGGMLPAVAHAQITINEIAWMGTSASANDEWIELYNSGSDSVALSGWFLKASDGDPAIALTGDIPAGGYFLLERSDDESVPGVPAGVIYTGALGNAGETLTLFDTGGVVIDSVIGGTNWSLGGDNVIKNTPQRQADNSWITGIPTPGVQNSTQPIQIGGGTVLGSSTSTSATSTASSTTKKPTVVGYVQNVFAYAGVDIQTVADAYAFLEASGVDAKGEHISATSYQWSFGDGDAGDAKETAHIYRFPGTYTAAVSLMSQYQRAQDNILVQVFPADITISSVMYGDSGFVELYNKSDRALDLSLWKLQIEYAEGKKIGHTFTFPRMTTIAPHAQVPFPAFTTKVYMAEKDRVVLYYPSGKEAAVFEGILYDAEHMNTRLSKKK; encoded by the coding sequence ATGATTAAAAAAATAATAGCATGTTTGTGTGTTGGTGGTATGTTGCCTGCAGTGGCGCATGCTCAAATTACTATAAATGAAATTGCGTGGATGGGTACGTCGGCGTCTGCAAATGACGAGTGGATTGAGCTCTACAACTCTGGAAGTGATTCGGTAGCTCTCTCGGGGTGGTTTCTGAAGGCAAGTGACGGTGACCCGGCCATTGCGCTTACTGGTGATATTCCAGCCGGAGGGTATTTTCTACTTGAACGTAGTGATGATGAGTCAGTTCCAGGTGTTCCTGCTGGCGTGATATACACAGGTGCGCTTGGTAATGCTGGAGAAACACTTACGCTGTTTGATACAGGGGGAGTAGTGATAGATAGTGTTATTGGTGGCACAAACTGGTCTCTTGGTGGAGATAATGTGATAAAAAATACACCACAACGACAAGCGGATAATTCGTGGATTACAGGTATTCCAACTCCGGGTGTACAAAATAGTACACAACCAATTCAAATAGGTGGTGGCACAGTTTTGGGGAGTAGTACAAGTACATCTGCAACATCAACAGCATCATCAACAACAAAGAAACCAACTGTTGTGGGATATGTGCAAAATGTGTTTGCGTATGCCGGTGTTGATATACAAACAGTTGCTGATGCATACGCTTTTCTCGAGGCGTCTGGTGTTGATGCAAAAGGTGAGCATATAAGCGCAACATCGTATCAGTGGTCATTTGGAGACGGAGACGCGGGTGATGCAAAAGAGACCGCGCATATATACAGATTTCCAGGGACGTATACAGCCGCTGTGTCACTTATGTCTCAATATCAGCGAGCCCAAGACAACATTCTCGTGCAGGTATTTCCTGCAGACATTACAATTTCTTCGGTCATGTATGGCGATAGTGGGTTTGTTGAGCTCTATAATAAAAGTGATAGGGCATTAGATCTCTCACTGTGGAAATTACAAATAGAGTATGCTGAAGGTAAAAAGATAGGACATACATTTACGTTTCCACGCATGACAACCATTGCTCCACATGCGCAGGTTCCGTTTCCTGCTTTTACAACAAAAGTGTACATGGCAGAAAAAGATCGTGTCGTACTCTATTACCCAAGTGGAAAAGAAGCTGCCGTGTTTGAAGGTATTTTGTATGATGCCGAGCATATGAATACGCGCCTTTCAAAAAAGAAATAG
- a CDS encoding glycosyltransferase family 4 protein, whose protein sequence is MNKPRRILIFSLMYSPFMSGGELAPDEITRRISKEDIHFDLIALRADRRLSEVEQVGNVTLHRIGPAKEKITFLELGRFPWYLIKVLYIPLAVLKARQLMRKRTYDAYWCIMTNMGFVPVILRMFFGDKTPFVLTLQDGDTREHIVERKRIKFFGRLFRHIFTDAACVQAISRHLAVFAKDMGYPGEPSIIPNGVAVAEYINAPSDAIVGVTQELEKKKGEIFLVTTSRLVEKNGLGDVVAALPLLDVSIRFVVLGDGPLLHELQKQAERLGVRDRVVFLGNVSRELVPAYLHASDIFIRPSLSEGLGSSFLEAMAAGLPVIATPVGGIPDFLFDIEEYDEKATGVFCQPHNPESIAFAVKRLIKDVGMRQKISQNGRALVLEKYDWDLVARSMKEVFEQVSVAEK, encoded by the coding sequence ATGAACAAACCTCGTCGTATTCTCATATTTTCTCTCATGTATTCGCCGTTTATGAGTGGTGGAGAACTGGCGCCTGATGAAATCACGCGCCGAATTTCGAAAGAAGATATCCACTTCGATCTCATTGCACTCCGTGCTGACAGGCGGTTGTCTGAAGTTGAGCAGGTTGGCAATGTCACCCTGCACCGGATTGGTCCGGCAAAGGAAAAGATTACCTTTCTCGAACTGGGACGTTTTCCGTGGTATCTCATTAAGGTCTTGTATATACCACTTGCAGTGCTCAAGGCTCGCCAACTTATGCGTAAGCGCACATATGACGCATACTGGTGTATTATGACCAATATGGGATTTGTCCCTGTGATCTTGCGCATGTTCTTTGGTGATAAAACCCCCTTTGTGCTAACACTCCAAGATGGCGATACTAGAGAGCATATTGTTGAAAGAAAGCGTATCAAGTTTTTTGGAAGATTATTTAGACACATCTTTACCGATGCGGCATGTGTGCAGGCAATTTCAAGACATTTGGCTGTTTTTGCAAAAGATATGGGATACCCTGGCGAACCTAGCATCATTCCAAACGGTGTTGCAGTGGCCGAATATATCAATGCACCGTCAGACGCTATTGTGGGTGTTACACAAGAACTTGAGAAGAAAAAAGGAGAAATATTTCTCGTCACAACATCACGTCTTGTTGAAAAAAATGGACTTGGAGATGTCGTCGCCGCGTTGCCGCTTCTCGATGTGTCTATCCGTTTTGTTGTGCTCGGTGATGGTCCACTATTACATGAGTTGCAAAAGCAGGCAGAACGTCTTGGTGTGCGAGACAGGGTTGTGTTCCTTGGTAACGTATCTCGTGAGCTCGTACCTGCATACCTTCACGCGTCAGATATTTTTATCCGGCCGTCACTTTCAGAAGGGTTGGGAAGTAGTTTTTTAGAAGCAATGGCAGCAGGTCTTCCTGTGATTGCAACACCTGTTGGAGGTATCCCCGATTTTTTGTTTGATATTGAAGAATATGATGAGAAAGCAACTGGCGTTTTTTGCCAACCACATAATCCCGAGAGTATCGCGTTTGCTGTGAAGCGGCTTATTAAAGATGTTGGTATGCGTCAAAAGATTTCTCAAAATGGTCGAGCCCTCGTTCTGGAGAAATATGATTGGGATCTCGTGGCGCGCTCTATGAAAGAGGTTTTTGAACAAGTATCAGTAGCAGAAAAATAA
- a CDS encoding glycosyltransferase family 4 protein yields the protein MRILIATGIYPPYAGGPSYYAKSLKDAFEKLGHTVIVRTFTIEHNLPTGIRHLVFFFKTVVAYIRADVTLVFDTFSVALPVVLLQKLFGGKMIIRTGGDFLWEQYVERTHEKVPFSKFYLQERHFTRKEKMIFSLTRWVLRCADHVVFNSEYQRRIWCIPYVLTFKKTSIIENAFDGSTVDSCLHTKKNFLCITRNIQIKNTDILRNAFVLAQKRNPTISLDVYYDIPHSEAMRMLGSCYCAILVSVSDIAPNFALEALSMQKPIILTKENGISDRIGTMALYVDPLDTQAIADAMVTMADDTTYDAYVSQIKKFSYRRIYDDIARDFIQCIQNLG from the coding sequence ATGCGTATTTTGATAGCAACAGGAATATATCCACCGTACGCGGGCGGACCATCGTATTACGCAAAATCTCTCAAAGATGCATTTGAGAAATTAGGTCACACCGTTATCGTTCGAACATTTACCATTGAGCATAATCTTCCAACAGGAATTCGGCACTTGGTGTTTTTTTTCAAAACAGTAGTTGCATACATTCGCGCCGATGTAACGCTTGTATTTGACACCTTTTCTGTCGCATTGCCCGTTGTGCTTCTTCAAAAGTTATTTGGTGGGAAAATGATTATTCGTACAGGAGGGGATTTTTTGTGGGAACAGTACGTGGAACGTACACATGAAAAAGTGCCCTTTTCAAAGTTCTATCTACAGGAGCGACACTTTACGCGAAAAGAAAAAATGATTTTTAGTTTAACACGATGGGTGCTTAGATGTGCTGATCACGTTGTGTTTAATTCAGAATATCAACGACGAATATGGTGTATTCCGTACGTACTTACATTTAAAAAAACATCCATCATTGAAAATGCGTTTGATGGAAGTACTGTAGACTCATGTTTGCATACAAAGAAAAATTTTCTTTGTATTACTCGTAACATACAAATTAAAAATACAGACATATTACGAAATGCGTTTGTGTTAGCGCAAAAAAGAAACCCAACCATTTCATTGGATGTGTACTATGATATTCCGCATTCTGAGGCAATGCGCATGCTCGGCTCGTGTTACTGTGCGATCCTTGTTTCTGTAAGTGATATTGCGCCAAATTTTGCTCTGGAAGCACTTTCTATGCAAAAGCCAATTATTCTGACAAAAGAAAATGGTATTAGTGATCGAATTGGAACAATGGCGCTGTATGTTGATCCATTAGATACACAAGCAATTGCTGATGCTATGGTTACAATGGCCGATGATACTACATATGATGCGTATGTATCACAGATAAAAAAGTTTTCGTATAGGCGAATATATGATGATATCGCGCGTGATTTTATTCAATGTATACAAAATCTTGGTTAG
- a CDS encoding glycosyltransferase — MKIISIGSDANLLLEGSPVRDRMKVIGQACDELHSIVPGHGAVQKISPTVFVHPTNTTNPFTRVRAAVAVGCSLSSCDLVTAQDPFEYGIAALALGKKLGVPVEIQVHTDIGSPFFGRGCSWQEMRNKIRMIGVSGRLKRAASVRVVSERVARAVERRGVDRKRITVLPVYIQGQNYTSIARTPSNHEKSILMIGRLEVEKGYPAAFEAFARVLNRFPEARLYIAGNGRLHAYLMSCVQKYNIAHAVIFLGVVTDVSPYLASADVFLHAAVYEGFGVAVAEAVLAGVPFVSTDVGIVGTILHNEKHGHVVPVGDVDAIADALIETLSYPQRAHEQALLAGGVLAQYILSADAYVARLKNNWSSIKK, encoded by the coding sequence ATGAAAATAATTTCAATTGGTTCAGATGCAAATCTTTTACTTGAAGGAAGTCCAGTTCGTGATCGAATGAAAGTAATTGGACAAGCGTGTGATGAGCTTCATAGTATTGTACCAGGTCATGGCGCTGTACAAAAAATTTCCCCTACTGTATTTGTACATCCAACAAATACAACAAATCCATTTACGCGTGTACGTGCTGCAGTTGCTGTGGGATGTTCGTTGTCATCGTGTGATCTTGTTACTGCACAGGATCCATTTGAATATGGTATTGCTGCGCTTGCGCTCGGAAAAAAACTCGGTGTTCCTGTAGAGATACAAGTTCACACCGACATAGGGAGCCCGTTTTTTGGTAGGGGGTGTTCGTGGCAAGAAATGCGAAATAAAATCAGAATGATTGGTGTCAGTGGACGTTTGAAACGAGCGGCGAGTGTCCGAGTTGTATCAGAACGAGTTGCGCGCGCAGTTGAACGTCGTGGAGTTGATCGAAAGCGCATTACGGTGTTACCCGTATATATACAGGGACAAAACTATACCTCTATAGCGCGTACGCCATCGAATCATGAAAAATCTATTCTTATGATCGGACGTCTAGAGGTGGAAAAAGGATATCCGGCAGCGTTTGAGGCATTTGCTCGTGTTCTTAATAGATTCCCTGAAGCGCGTTTGTATATAGCAGGTAATGGACGTTTGCACGCATACTTAATGTCGTGTGTACAAAAATATAATATTGCACATGCTGTTATTTTTCTCGGCGTAGTAACGGATGTATCTCCATATCTTGCATCTGCAGACGTTTTCTTACATGCAGCAGTGTATGAAGGATTTGGAGTTGCTGTTGCTGAGGCGGTTCTCGCAGGTGTTCCGTTTGTAAGTACGGATGTTGGTATTGTTGGAACAATACTTCACAACGAAAAACATGGGCACGTTGTACCCGTTGGTGATGTTGACGCTATTGCGGACGCGCTCATTGAAACATTATCGTATCCTCAGAGGGCACACGAACAGGCACTGTTGGCTGGTGGAGTACTGGCACAATATATATTATCAGCAGATGCGTACGTTGCGCGGTTAAAAAATAATTGGAGTTCAATCAAAAAATAA